Proteins co-encoded in one Candidatus Nitrosacidococcus tergens genomic window:
- a CDS encoding aspartate-semialdehyde dehydrogenase: MSKTFDVAVVGATGAVGQSMLEVLKQRNFPVSQIYPLASERSAGEKIDFGNKKLTVENLADFDFSKVQIGLFSAGAGISAEYAPKATAANCIVIDNTSQFRYDKEIPLIIPEVNPQSLKEYKNHGIIANPNCSTIQMLVALKPIHDAVGIKRINVATYQAVSGTGKEAIEELALQTSNLLNGRPVSPKVYPKQIAFNVLPHIDSFQENGYTKEEMKMMWETRKILGDDSILVNPTAVRVPVFYGHSEAVHIETHKKITAAEVRELLEKSPGVSVIDERKDGGYPTAVTEASGKDGVFVGRIREDISHPQGINLWVVSDNIRKGAALNSVQIAELLIKEHL, translated from the coding sequence ATGAGTAAGACATTTGATGTAGCAGTTGTTGGTGCCACCGGAGCAGTGGGACAATCCATGTTAGAAGTACTAAAACAGCGTAATTTCCCCGTTAGTCAAATTTATCCACTCGCAAGCGAGCGTTCTGCTGGAGAAAAAATTGATTTTGGTAACAAAAAACTCACGGTAGAGAATCTGGCAGACTTTGATTTTTCTAAAGTACAAATTGGGTTATTTTCTGCAGGAGCAGGGATCTCCGCAGAATATGCACCAAAGGCTACTGCTGCAAACTGTATTGTTATCGACAATACTTCCCAATTTCGCTATGACAAAGAGATTCCACTCATTATTCCTGAAGTCAATCCTCAATCCCTTAAGGAATATAAAAATCATGGGATTATTGCTAATCCTAACTGCTCTACCATTCAAATGCTGGTTGCCTTAAAACCTATTCATGATGCAGTAGGAATCAAGCGGATTAATGTAGCCACTTACCAAGCTGTTTCAGGTACAGGCAAAGAGGCCATTGAAGAACTTGCTTTGCAAACTTCTAACTTACTCAATGGTCGTCCAGTTTCCCCAAAAGTTTATCCTAAGCAAATTGCGTTTAACGTACTGCCTCACATTGATTCTTTTCAGGAAAATGGCTATACCAAAGAAGAGATGAAAATGATGTGGGAAACGAGAAAAATTTTAGGAGATGATTCTATTTTAGTCAATCCTACTGCTGTTCGGGTTCCAGTTTTCTATGGTCATTCTGAAGCGGTACATATTGAAACCCATAAGAAAATTACTGCAGCTGAAGTAAGAGAACTATTAGAAAAATCACCTGGTGTTTCCGTGATAGATGAGCGTAAAGATGGTGGCTATCCCACGGCAGTCACTGAAGCTTCAGGCAAAGATGGCGTGTTTGTAGGTAGGATTAGAGAGGATATTTCCCATCCTCAAGGTATAAATTTATGGGTGGTTTCAGATAATATCCGCAAAGGGGCTGCCTTAAATAGTGTGCAAATTGCAGAATTATTGATTAAGGAGCATCTATAA
- a CDS encoding LTA synthase family protein, with translation MYKRKEITALLSLPLLFIFLSIGRALLSEQGDLVLVGCHGCLILPTLQHDLILIATFLIASILWIKLPRYLRWAALLIQMGLVFVITADLIMLAEFGMRLSWHDVIKFGGEFKAIKSYIEIKLATITGILTLIGDTILLISWISHLRAANYLGQQGIRWLMMSVFACVLLYMLPTMTHHPLPWLYRNVVEINLPSGVDQVYSQTYQAQLKAHYKPPPWVCTQGLGLRQNVIIVLIESWSWYHSKDRLGVMDATPHLDQLVQKGTVWTQFFSNGFTTDHGLIALLGGIVPLPAVNRYHSLEGYAGFDKLSATLPQRLAADGYQSYFFTTGDLNFMDKGIWLKKLGFHYIEGDDHPFYQGMPRFAFNAAHDGWLYQRFLTWLDHEVPEKHPYLAVLETVTTHPPFMNPETGQQGEQAAFRFADTQVAYFVKELEQQDFFKDGLLILTSDQRALTPLRAAEVQAFGDVAPALLPLIILGGSLKGGEPITTAAQMADMPASLDYLLTDRSCQYQGRGNLFTIPPKSPQCILRPQGDQRDIIDAYCGTQHAQIKLDGDHTRVIEGNLPDAENIIQQINLQRILLGTQNINFTHIM, from the coding sequence ATGTATAAGAGAAAAGAGATAACTGCTTTGTTAAGCCTACCCCTATTGTTTATTTTTTTATCTATTGGTAGGGCATTGCTTAGTGAGCAAGGTGACCTAGTCTTAGTAGGATGTCATGGATGTCTTATCCTCCCTACACTACAGCATGATCTTATTTTAATAGCTACATTTTTGATTGCCTCTATTTTATGGATTAAATTACCTCGCTACCTGAGATGGGCTGCCTTATTGATACAGATGGGGTTAGTTTTTGTAATTACAGCTGATCTTATTATGCTAGCTGAATTTGGCATGCGTTTGAGTTGGCATGATGTCATTAAATTTGGCGGAGAATTCAAAGCTATTAAGAGCTATATAGAGATCAAGTTAGCCACAATAACTGGGATTCTCACACTGATAGGAGACACCATTTTATTGATTAGCTGGATAAGCCATCTAAGGGCAGCCAATTATCTAGGTCAGCAAGGTATTAGATGGCTAATGATGAGCGTCTTTGCTTGTGTTTTGCTCTATATGCTGCCTACCATGACACATCATCCTTTGCCTTGGCTATATCGCAATGTGGTAGAAATTAATCTTCCTAGTGGGGTTGATCAAGTCTATAGCCAAACTTATCAGGCACAGCTGAAAGCTCACTATAAACCACCTCCATGGGTATGCACTCAAGGACTTGGATTAAGGCAAAATGTCATTATTGTGTTGATCGAATCTTGGTCGTGGTACCACAGCAAAGATCGACTCGGCGTTATGGATGCTACACCTCATCTTGATCAGCTTGTTCAGAAAGGCACCGTATGGACTCAGTTTTTCTCCAATGGCTTTACTACTGATCATGGTTTAATTGCTTTGTTAGGGGGCATTGTACCTCTACCTGCGGTTAATCGCTACCATAGCCTTGAAGGTTATGCGGGTTTTGACAAGCTATCTGCTACTTTGCCTCAGCGTCTTGCAGCTGATGGCTATCAAAGCTATTTTTTTACTACGGGCGATTTAAATTTTATGGATAAGGGAATATGGCTAAAAAAGCTAGGATTCCATTATATAGAAGGAGATGATCATCCCTTTTATCAAGGTATGCCAAGATTTGCGTTCAACGCTGCCCACGATGGATGGCTGTATCAGCGTTTTTTAACATGGCTGGATCATGAAGTACCAGAGAAACACCCTTATTTGGCTGTATTAGAAACGGTGACCACCCATCCACCTTTTATGAATCCAGAAACTGGTCAACAAGGGGAGCAAGCAGCTTTTCGTTTTGCCGATACCCAAGTGGCATATTTTGTGAAAGAACTTGAACAACAGGATTTTTTTAAAGATGGATTACTTATCTTAACGAGTGATCAACGGGCACTTACCCCTTTACGTGCAGCTGAAGTCCAAGCCTTTGGGGATGTTGCACCGGCCTTACTACCTCTTATCATATTAGGAGGATCACTTAAGGGAGGTGAACCTATCACTACTGCAGCCCAAATGGCTGATATGCCTGCTTCTTTGGATTATCTGCTTACCGATCGTAGTTGCCAATATCAAGGACGTGGGAATTTATTTACTATCCCTCCTAAATCTCCACAGTGCATTCTTCGCCCTCAAGGAGATCAGCGAGATATTATTGATGCCTATTGTGGTACTCAGCATGCCCAGATTAAGTTGGATGGGGATCATACACGAGTCATTGAAGGTAACCTTCCCGATGCTGAAAACATCATTCAACAAATTAATCTACAACGTATTTTACTAGGTACCCAAAATATTAATTTTACACATATTATGTAA
- the leuB gene encoding 3-isopropylmalate dehydrogenase gives MTQRILILAGDGIGPEITAEAVKILKLLQTRWNLDIALDFGLIGGCAYDATGVPLPKETLELAQHADAILLGAVGGPQWESLDIKVRPEKGLLGIRSALGLFANLRPAILYPQLAAASTLKPEVVSNLDIMIVRELTGGIYFSQPRGIRQTDTGEREGFNTLVYRESEIRRIAKVAFTTAMERDSRLCSVDKANVLEATEFWREIITDVAKDFPKVKLSHMYVDNAAMQLVRNPKQFDVMVTTNMFGDILSDCAAMLTGSIGMLPSASLNEQGKGMYEPIHGSAPDIAGKGIANPLATILSVAMMLRYSLDMPKYAQRIEEAVGIVLAQGLRTSDIYAPNTTEVSTDTMGDAVVAALTNVDYSS, from the coding sequence ATGACTCAGCGAATTTTAATCTTAGCAGGAGATGGGATCGGACCAGAGATTACCGCAGAGGCAGTGAAAATATTAAAGCTATTACAAACCCGTTGGAATCTAGACATTGCTCTAGATTTTGGTTTGATTGGTGGATGTGCCTATGATGCAACGGGCGTCCCTTTACCCAAAGAAACTTTAGAGCTTGCCCAGCATGCAGATGCTATTTTGCTAGGTGCAGTAGGGGGACCCCAATGGGAATCTTTAGATATTAAAGTGCGACCAGAAAAAGGGCTTTTAGGTATTCGTTCTGCTCTTGGACTGTTTGCTAATCTACGTCCAGCAATTCTATATCCCCAACTAGCTGCTGCCTCTACGTTAAAGCCAGAAGTAGTATCCAATCTAGATATTATGATTGTTCGGGAACTGACGGGAGGTATTTATTTTAGTCAACCTAGAGGAATACGGCAAACTGATACGGGTGAACGAGAAGGGTTTAATACCCTTGTCTATCGAGAATCCGAAATTAGACGAATTGCTAAAGTTGCTTTTACCACCGCAATGGAGCGAGATAGTCGTTTATGTTCAGTAGATAAAGCCAATGTATTAGAAGCTACAGAATTTTGGCGTGAAATTATTACTGATGTAGCTAAGGATTTTCCAAAGGTAAAGTTAAGCCATATGTATGTAGATAATGCGGCAATGCAGTTAGTGCGCAATCCAAAACAATTTGATGTAATGGTCACCACGAATATGTTTGGAGATATTCTTTCAGACTGTGCTGCTATGCTTACTGGTTCTATAGGTATGCTCCCTTCAGCTTCTTTAAATGAGCAAGGTAAAGGAATGTACGAACCCATCCATGGATCAGCACCTGATATTGCTGGAAAAGGTATTGCCAATCCTTTAGCCACTATTCTTTCAGTGGCTATGATGCTTCGTTATTCATTAGATATGCCTAAATATGCTCAACGCATTGAAGAAGCGGTAGGTATTGTCCTTGCTCAAGGATTACGCACGTCAGATATTTATGCTCCTAATACGACTGAAGTTAGTACAGATACTATGGGAGACGCAGTTGTTGCAGCACTCACTAATGTAGATTACTCGTCTTGA